The genomic window AGGTCGTGCTGACCATGCTCCCCAGCAGGCCCGTCAAAACTGTGAAAACCGCCGTCAATTCAGCAATTCCGCCTTGTCGGGTTGAAATAGCAACAGAGATCGGCGTAGTTGCGATGCGCGGCAGCGCGGACAAGATCACTGCTTCCGATCCGCCCAGTCCCCGCAGCAGCAAAACGGTCGCCCCAACTCCCGTCAAAGATCCGGCAAGCACCGCGATAACAATAGGCAAGCTGTTCGCACGGATCAGCTTCCAATGCTTGTAGAGCGGCACCGCCAATGCCACCGTTGCCGGTCCAAGCAGGAACTTAATCCATTCGCCGCCGACAGCATAATGCTCGTAGGGAACTTGAAACATAATCAACAGCAGAATGATGCCTGCTGAACAGAGCAACAACGGATGAACTCGGGGAAATTTCCGATTTGCCCACAAGGAGAGTGCATACATGATGATCGTCAACGCCATACCGAAAATCGGCAATTGGCTGAATGGTTCATTGCCCATGCTGCTCTTCTCCTTTCTTGTCTTGGCTGAATCGTTCCGCAGCTGCACCTGCTGCAGCAATAGCAGCAAGCGTCCCCAATATAAGCATGAGACTAATTGGCAGCCATTCCTTCATCAGAAAGGGGTAAAACACCATCGTTCCAACAACAATCGGCGCAAAAAACAACATCATATGAGAAAGCAAAAATTGCGCAGCTCCCTCCACCCACTCCAGCTTCAACCACTTGAGATGCAGTGCCGCCAACATTCCGAGCAGCCCCAACACATTGCCGGGCAGAGGCAAATCGAACAACCGGACAATTCCCTCCCCCGCACACCAAAATGCCAACAACCACGCAAAGCCTGCCATCTTTGTATCCCCCATTGTTCTGTCTGCACTAGCTTGTCCTTCTGTTGTACCATACCCTCAACGAATGGGAAAGAGTATGTTTGCTTGCCATTATACACGCTTTCCGCTTCTCGGGGCACTTCCTGCTCGTAAGCCTGCATATTCGATGGCATTTGGGAATCTCGACAGTTCGGTCTGATCTCATGAACAGCGATCCATACAAGGAATAACACAAAAACGTGCGTACCACAAAAAAAAAAGCGCGACCGCCTCTCATTCGAGAAACAGTCGCGCTTCGTGGTTGCCTGGCAGCGTCCTACTCTCCCAGGACCCTTCGGTCCAAGTACCATCGGCGCTGGAGGGCTTAACGGTCGTGTTCGGGATGGGAACGCGTGGGTCCCCTCCGCCATCGCCACCAGACGTA from Xylanibacillus composti includes these protein-coding regions:
- a CDS encoding LrgB family protein — protein: MGNEPFSQLPIFGMALTIIMYALSLWANRKFPRVHPLLLCSAGIILLLIMFQVPYEHYAVGGEWIKFLLGPATVALAVPLYKHWKLIRANSLPIVIAVLAGSLTGVGATVLLLRGLGGSEAVILSALPRIATTPISVAISTRQGGIAELTAVFTVLTGLLGSMVSTTFLQRLGIRSDMAIGLATGTAAHGIGTAKVLKDSELQGAYSSLAMGLTGIWLSLISPVLYALLVS
- a CDS encoding CidA/LrgA family protein, with translation MAGFAWLLAFWCAGEGIVRLFDLPLPGNVLGLLGMLAALHLKWLKLEWVEGAAQFLLSHMMLFFAPIVVGTMVFYPFLMKEWLPISLMLILGTLAAIAAAGAAAERFSQDKKGEEQHGQ